A single window of Desulfomonilaceae bacterium DNA harbors:
- the cysK gene encoding cysteine synthase A — MVKFFQDNTEAVGSTPLVKLNKIEGVQEATILVKVEGRNPAYSVKDRIGVYMIRDAEEKGLLRPGMEVVEPTSGNTGIGLAYVCAIKGYPLTLAMPDSMSVERRKVLRMFGARLVLTEGEKGMKGALQKAEEIVQSNPRKFFMPQQFENPANPKAHEETTGPEIWEQTDGRIDVFVSGVGTGGTITGVSRFIKHKKNKAIVSVAVEPEESPVITQAMSGKELTPGPHRIQGIGAGFIPEVLDLSIVDDVEQVSSDEAIHYARLLASEEGLLSGISSGAAVYAAIKLARKKEFQGKTIVAILPSAGERYLSSVLFEHLND, encoded by the coding sequence ATGGTAAAATTTTTCCAGGACAACACGGAAGCCGTAGGATCTACTCCATTAGTTAAACTGAACAAAATCGAAGGAGTTCAGGAAGCCACAATACTGGTTAAGGTCGAGGGTAGAAATCCTGCCTATTCAGTCAAAGACCGAATAGGGGTTTACATGATACGGGACGCTGAAGAAAAAGGACTTCTACGACCAGGTATGGAAGTGGTTGAACCGACCAGCGGTAACACTGGGATTGGCCTGGCTTACGTATGCGCGATAAAAGGTTACCCTTTGACATTGGCGATGCCTGATAGCATGAGTGTTGAAAGACGAAAAGTCCTCAGAATGTTCGGGGCGCGTCTGGTTTTGACGGAAGGGGAAAAGGGCATGAAAGGCGCTCTCCAAAAAGCTGAGGAGATCGTTCAAAGTAACCCTCGAAAGTTTTTTATGCCTCAACAATTTGAGAATCCCGCAAACCCGAAGGCCCATGAGGAAACCACAGGTCCTGAAATATGGGAACAAACGGATGGAAGAATAGATGTTTTTGTCAGTGGTGTTGGTACGGGAGGGACTATTACTGGTGTGTCTCGCTTTATTAAGCACAAGAAAAATAAGGCGATTGTTTCTGTAGCTGTCGAACCTGAAGAAAGCCCCGTAATCACTCAGGCGATGTCAGGAAAAGAACTTACGCCTGGTCCACACCGGATTCAGGGAATTGGCGCCGGGTTCATTCCCGAGGTATTGGATCTGTCGATTGTAGACGATGTTGAGCAAGTTTCCAGTGATGAAGCAATCCATTACGCTCGATTATTGGCCAGTGAAGAGGGGCTTCTGAGTGGCATATCTTCCGGAGCCGCTGTGTACGCTGCGATTAAGTTGGCCCGGAAAAAAGAGTTTCAAGGGAAAACCATCGTTGCTATTTTGCCCAGCGCTGGAGAACGTTATTTAAGTTCTGTACTGTTTGAACATTTAAACGATTAA
- a CDS encoding HIT family protein translates to MAYKADCIFCRIIKGEIPCVKIYEDQKALVFMDIAPLNKGHVLIVPKEHYETILEMEPEIYGWLGSVVTKVAKAVQNTLKPDGINVMQLNGKAANQVVPHVHIHVVPRNYGDGLTISAWEPVPGIMDEIKSISEAIKINL, encoded by the coding sequence ATGGCCTATAAAGCTGATTGCATTTTTTGCAGGATTATAAAAGGAGAAATTCCGTGCGTAAAAATCTATGAGGATCAAAAAGCCTTGGTCTTCATGGACATAGCTCCTTTAAATAAAGGTCACGTTTTGATTGTTCCCAAAGAACATTACGAAACAATTCTTGAAATGGAGCCTGAAATTTATGGGTGGTTGGGAAGTGTCGTGACGAAAGTGGCCAAAGCGGTTCAAAATACCCTAAAACCTGATGGAATAAATGTCATGCAGCTCAACGGTAAAGCAGCCAATCAGGTCGTGCCCCATGTGCACATACACGTGGTGCCTAGAAATTACGGGGATGGCTTGACCATCAGCGCATGGGAACCGGTCCCGGGTATTATGGATGAGATAAAATCTATATCCGAAGCAATAAAAATAAATTTGTGA
- a CDS encoding CDP-alcohol phosphatidyltransferase family protein — MPNWQENNEVSFKTPPQSDFFNYFGKERGIQIWLAEKRTSLTSAIFPPLKKIGLAPDTISYVGIALLAGVILYFLRKPWLASIFLLGHVIFDGLDGAYARNLDKASQSGAFTDLVCDQFGMVVVSMLAIFHHLVEPLIGAAYISLYLIVVVFGVIINVMGIGSRITITSKYFLYMTYGLWAFSSVNYFSFLMSFFSCVMLIEVLIGYVRLKAGIRKKFDSPERFSSGDVYTGSLNYFLNIGIPFTVLTAILVYGNWVPIRAILDRPNMSLNWEEGKTIFGPEENSKILSFGAWNDQWLALFENGDGSKEIRIIQTDGSFDGKSFEIPAYVQPACEELALDGETLLIADTTTRLVMGIDLKASLVSRKAIISLTIPFGYLRMTAMATTIWNNKTVWLVANYLYTRKTYVIDPAKAIEKGSILGGVIGSYTNAGFPSGLVVLNGEVIELNKSPVNAIIYNASLSRMLQGSNLLQASRKKIAPPDKKCLGLTISGSNLMLVSDRGKTFHVPLKAILGTYSSQLGAHELFLSKSEVVKNTFSH; from the coding sequence ATGCCTAATTGGCAAGAAAATAATGAAGTAAGTTTTAAAACTCCGCCTCAATCAGACTTTTTCAACTATTTCGGCAAAGAGCGCGGGATTCAGATATGGCTTGCGGAAAAGAGAACCAGCCTTACCTCAGCCATATTCCCTCCTCTTAAGAAAATTGGTCTCGCTCCGGACACAATCTCCTATGTCGGCATTGCTCTTCTCGCAGGAGTTATTCTGTATTTTTTACGAAAACCCTGGTTGGCCTCAATATTTTTGCTTGGTCATGTAATTTTTGATGGTCTTGATGGAGCTTACGCTAGAAATCTTGATAAGGCTTCTCAATCAGGGGCTTTTACTGATCTGGTATGTGATCAGTTCGGCATGGTTGTGGTATCCATGCTCGCAATATTTCATCATCTGGTAGAGCCGTTGATAGGCGCAGCTTACATAAGTCTGTACCTCATTGTGGTGGTTTTCGGAGTCATAATAAATGTCATGGGTATTGGCTCCAGAATCACTATTACCAGTAAATATTTCCTTTACATGACCTATGGGCTTTGGGCGTTTTCATCCGTCAATTATTTTTCTTTTCTGATGAGTTTTTTTTCCTGCGTGATGCTCATAGAAGTACTGATCGGATATGTTCGGCTAAAGGCCGGAATACGTAAGAAGTTCGATTCACCAGAGCGATTCAGTTCAGGGGATGTGTACACAGGCTCGCTGAATTATTTTCTGAACATAGGGATTCCTTTCACTGTTCTGACTGCTATTCTGGTTTATGGCAATTGGGTCCCAATTAGAGCCATATTGGATAGACCTAATATGTCGCTGAATTGGGAAGAAGGGAAAACAATTTTTGGACCGGAAGAAAATTCCAAGATTCTATCTTTCGGCGCTTGGAACGATCAATGGTTAGCGCTATTTGAAAACGGAGACGGGTCCAAGGAAATTCGAATAATCCAGACGGATGGATCATTTGACGGCAAGAGTTTCGAAATTCCGGCCTATGTGCAACCGGCATGCGAAGAATTGGCGCTTGATGGAGAAACATTATTAATAGCCGACACCACGACCCGTTTGGTCATGGGCATCGATCTAAAGGCTTCCCTGGTTTCGCGCAAGGCCATCATATCGCTAACAATCCCATTTGGTTATCTGCGAATGACGGCTATGGCCACTACAATCTGGAACAACAAAACGGTGTGGCTAGTAGCAAATTATCTTTATACAAGAAAAACCTATGTAATCGATCCTGCTAAAGCAATCGAAAAAGGCTCTATTTTAGGAGGAGTCATTGGCTCTTACACCAACGCCGGTTTTCCATCAGGTCTGGTCGTGCTCAATGGAGAAGTCATAGAACTCAACAAATCGCCGGTGAATGCGATCATATATAACGCTTCTCTCAGTCGGATGCTCCAGGGATCAAATCTACTTCAAGCTTCAAGAAAAAAGATCGCGCCTCCAGATAAAAAATGCTTGGGTTTGACGATTTCAGGTTCAAATCTTATGCTGGTATCCGATCGAGGTAAAACATTCCATGTTCCGTTAAAAGCGATCTTGGGAACTTACTCGTCACAATTAGGCGCCCATGAGCTGTTTCTTTCCAAATCCGAAGTTGTAAAGAATACCTTTTCACACTAA
- the lepA gene encoding translation elongation factor 4, with product MDRLRNFSIIAHIDHGKSTLADRLLQITGVVGTHNFHDQMLDTMDIERERGITIKSQSVALPYTASDGLNYTLNLIDTPGHADFSYEVSRALVACEGALLVIDASQGIQAQTLANFYMAVEQDLEIIPIINKIDLPSADIDRVKHQIMKDLGLDPDTAIPVSAKEGIGVKDVLEAIVKKIPEPKGSADSPLKALIFDSHWDPYRGTVVHLRVFDGSVKPGQTIRLWSNNANYRVEETGIFLIERKPEKQLSAGQVGYIIAGIKTVTDTRIGDTVTLEDNPCKTALKGFKIVKPVVFSSFYPISSDEYQELADALDKLKLNDASLTFEKDHSTALGHGFRCGFLGLLHLEVVQERLEREFDLSLILTAPSVQYIIVLKDGTETVIDNPAKYPDPTFIDKTKEPFIRASIILPEQHLGPVINLCIDRRGVQKDMTYLDSNRVELTFDLPLSEVLFDFYDRLKSVSRGYASFDYEFLDYRETELAKVDIMVAGEKVDALSMLVHKERAYQKARKSCERLREEIPRQLFKVAIQGAIGGKIIARETVSALRKDVLAKCYGGDITRKKKLLEKQKEGKKRMKQVGNVVIPQSAFLAVLKTDTDE from the coding sequence ATGGATAGACTTAGAAATTTTTCCATAATAGCGCATATTGATCATGGTAAATCTACATTAGCGGATCGCTTGCTCCAAATCACCGGCGTTGTGGGGACACACAATTTCCACGATCAAATGCTGGACACGATGGATATAGAAAGAGAACGTGGGATTACCATTAAGAGTCAGTCGGTTGCGCTGCCGTACACAGCTTCTGATGGTCTTAATTATACGTTAAACCTTATTGACACACCCGGTCACGCCGATTTTTCGTACGAAGTCTCACGTGCTCTGGTCGCCTGCGAAGGGGCCCTGCTGGTTATTGACGCAAGCCAGGGAATCCAGGCGCAAACTCTTGCCAATTTTTACATGGCAGTTGAGCAGGACCTCGAAATCATACCCATTATCAATAAAATTGATTTGCCCTCGGCTGATATTGACCGGGTAAAACATCAGATCATGAAAGATCTCGGGTTGGATCCGGACACGGCCATACCTGTTTCCGCAAAAGAGGGAATAGGAGTAAAAGATGTCTTGGAGGCGATAGTAAAAAAAATACCGGAACCTAAAGGAAGCGCTGATTCGCCTCTCAAAGCGCTGATTTTTGACTCCCACTGGGACCCGTACAGAGGCACTGTGGTGCATTTAAGGGTATTTGATGGATCGGTAAAACCGGGTCAAACAATCAGACTCTGGTCAAATAACGCCAATTATCGAGTTGAAGAAACAGGAATTTTTCTGATTGAACGCAAACCGGAAAAACAATTGTCTGCAGGCCAGGTAGGCTACATTATAGCAGGGATAAAAACTGTAACCGATACAAGAATAGGGGATACCGTAACCCTTGAAGACAATCCCTGTAAAACAGCTCTCAAAGGATTCAAGATTGTCAAACCTGTTGTCTTTTCATCTTTTTATCCGATTTCTTCGGATGAGTACCAGGAACTTGCGGACGCGCTGGACAAACTGAAACTCAATGACGCTTCTTTAACATTCGAAAAAGACCACTCCACAGCTTTGGGACACGGGTTCAGATGTGGGTTCCTGGGGCTACTTCACCTGGAGGTTGTTCAGGAACGCCTCGAACGAGAGTTTGATCTTTCTTTGATCCTCACAGCGCCATCTGTTCAATATATTATAGTTTTAAAAGATGGGACTGAAACAGTGATAGACAATCCGGCGAAATATCCGGACCCGACATTCATCGACAAAACGAAAGAGCCTTTTATAAGGGCTTCGATAATATTACCAGAGCAACACCTTGGTCCGGTCATCAACCTATGTATAGATCGGCGAGGCGTTCAGAAAGATATGACTTATCTGGATTCCAACAGAGTGGAACTTACTTTTGATCTACCATTGTCTGAGGTGTTGTTCGACTTTTATGACCGCCTTAAATCCGTATCACGTGGATATGCGTCTTTCGACTATGAATTCCTGGATTACAGGGAAACAGAATTGGCCAAAGTTGATATTATGGTGGCGGGGGAAAAGGTTGACGCCCTTTCAATGCTTGTCCATAAGGAAAGAGCTTATCAAAAGGCCCGAAAGTCGTGTGAAAGACTTAGGGAAGAAATCCCCCGTCAACTTTTCAAAGTAGCAATCCAGGGGGCGATAGGGGGCAAAATAATAGCGAGGGAGACCGTCTCGGCTCTAAGAAAAGATGTTCTCGCGAAGTGCTACGGCGGAGACATAACTCGTAAAAAGAAATTGTTGGAGAAACAAAAAGAAGGCAAGAAAAGAATGAAACAGGTCGGTAACGTTGTGATCCCTCAGTCGGCCTTTCTTGCCGTGCTAAAAACCGATACCGACGAATAA
- a CDS encoding FeoB-associated Cys-rich membrane protein, with product MWQEILVGLIVSLAVVFVAYRFLRNFWSGSSQQPGCSCNCATPCSERKNCSVAPDLNHSDTFVK from the coding sequence ATGTGGCAGGAAATACTTGTAGGATTGATCGTATCGCTGGCCGTCGTTTTTGTAGCTTACAGGTTTTTAAGAAACTTCTGGTCAGGTTCTTCCCAGCAACCGGGCTGCTCATGTAACTGCGCAACGCCATGCTCTGAAAGGAAAAACTGTTCGGTAGCCCCAGATCTTAATCACTCTGACACTTTCGTAAAATGA
- the feoB gene encoding ferrous iron transport protein B, producing the protein MQGKITVALAGNPNAGKTTIFNALTGARQHVGNWPGVTVEKKEGTLRRSGLDIHIVDLPGTYSLTAFSLEEIIARNFIVDSSPDLVINVVDASNLERNLYLSVQLLEMGCKLVVALNMIDVANGRGIKIDERHLSQLLGVPVALTNGKKGVGLDSLLEKVASEVGRKQEPEEFSRLTYGAEVEEELSKIQPLFSSEVLFANGVSSRWIAVKLLEGDSEILKKIDNLKDREKIIEQVNKSRSHLTDIFGDTPEIVLADARYGFISGAFKQSVHVERTDRVNLSESIDKVLTDRLIGPFILFAVLYGVYSFTFRGSEPLVAYSEAFFSWLGTIFSTVLPQGLLKSLVVNGIIDGVGGVLGFTPLIAFMFFAIAILEDTGYMARIAFMLDRVLRGFGLHGASMLALMVSGGIAGGCAVPGIMATRTMKEPKERLVTILVAPLMNCGAKLPVYALLIGAFFPGDRASTMFVLTIISWGMALTAGRIIRSTVLSGPSAPFVLELPPYRVPTLRGLLIHTWERTWMYVKKAGTVILAVSILFWALMTFPGLPAETKQVFQEKQNILTSKFLEDPEVAKIFHNETDLKSFEKFLKTRKMDTTHEMSNTLASFVKSREKPAQTPDDIVSSSREASVGPKYEKFRSELSTLANEEQSLRLKNSIAGRMGFYLEWVFKPIGFDWRTNVALLGGFAAKEVVVSTLGTAYSLGSVTPEHSWNLAEQLKKEPGWNPLKAFTLIMFVMLYAPCFVTLVVIRRETGKLRWTLFAMVYTTMLAYAVAFIVKTVGTFLGIGVT; encoded by the coding sequence ATGCAGGGAAAAATCACCGTTGCTCTGGCCGGAAATCCCAACGCAGGTAAAACAACTATTTTTAACGCGTTAACGGGGGCTCGTCAGCATGTTGGAAACTGGCCGGGTGTTACGGTTGAAAAGAAAGAAGGAACACTCCGACGTAGTGGTCTTGATATTCACATTGTCGATCTGCCGGGAACTTATTCATTAACGGCTTTTTCTTTAGAGGAAATAATTGCTCGTAATTTCATCGTCGATTCCTCGCCGGACCTGGTCATAAACGTCGTTGACGCTTCAAATCTCGAAAGAAATCTTTACCTCTCCGTGCAGTTATTGGAGATGGGGTGCAAACTGGTGGTGGCCCTCAACATGATTGACGTCGCCAATGGACGTGGAATCAAAATTGATGAGCGTCATCTATCTCAACTTTTAGGAGTTCCAGTAGCCCTGACCAATGGCAAGAAGGGCGTAGGGCTCGATTCTTTGCTCGAAAAAGTGGCTTCAGAAGTTGGAAGAAAACAGGAACCGGAAGAGTTTTCCAGGCTTACTTATGGGGCTGAGGTGGAAGAGGAGTTAAGCAAAATTCAGCCACTTTTTTCATCTGAAGTTTTATTCGCGAACGGCGTAAGTTCACGTTGGATCGCAGTGAAGTTGCTGGAAGGCGATTCTGAGATTCTGAAGAAAATAGATAACCTCAAAGATAGGGAGAAAATTATTGAGCAGGTCAACAAGAGCAGATCTCATTTGACTGATATATTTGGTGATACGCCCGAAATTGTGCTGGCTGACGCGCGATATGGATTCATATCAGGCGCTTTCAAACAGTCGGTTCATGTTGAGAGAACTGATAGAGTCAATCTGAGTGAATCCATCGACAAAGTTCTTACAGATAGATTAATCGGACCGTTCATATTATTTGCAGTTTTGTATGGAGTTTATTCTTTTACCTTTCGTGGTAGTGAACCGCTGGTAGCATATTCCGAAGCTTTTTTCTCCTGGTTGGGAACAATTTTTTCAACTGTTCTTCCTCAAGGACTTCTGAAGTCTCTAGTCGTGAATGGGATAATAGACGGCGTTGGAGGAGTGCTGGGTTTTACACCTCTTATAGCGTTCATGTTCTTCGCCATCGCAATACTTGAAGACACTGGCTATATGGCTCGAATTGCGTTTATGCTGGATCGGGTCTTAAGGGGTTTCGGGCTACACGGCGCTTCGATGCTGGCGCTTATGGTGTCCGGCGGAATTGCCGGTGGGTGCGCTGTTCCTGGTATTATGGCTACACGAACCATGAAGGAACCCAAAGAGAGGCTGGTTACTATTTTGGTAGCCCCCCTTATGAATTGCGGCGCCAAACTGCCGGTATACGCTTTATTGATAGGGGCTTTTTTCCCTGGTGATCGAGCGTCCACAATGTTCGTTCTCACCATCATATCGTGGGGAATGGCGCTTACTGCCGGTAGAATAATCAGATCGACCGTTTTATCCGGTCCATCTGCGCCCTTTGTCTTGGAACTGCCCCCTTATAGAGTTCCTACGTTACGTGGGCTCTTGATACATACATGGGAAAGAACCTGGATGTACGTTAAAAAGGCCGGGACCGTTATCTTAGCGGTTTCCATATTGTTCTGGGCCTTAATGACATTCCCGGGACTCCCTGCGGAAACTAAACAGGTGTTTCAGGAAAAACAGAACATCTTGACCTCTAAATTCTTGGAAGATCCGGAAGTGGCTAAAATCTTCCACAACGAAACTGATCTCAAAAGTTTTGAGAAATTTCTAAAGACCCGGAAAATGGACACGACACATGAAATGTCCAACACTTTGGCTTCATTTGTAAAATCAAGAGAAAAACCTGCTCAGACGCCTGATGACATTGTTTCAAGTTCGCGTGAAGCGTCTGTTGGACCTAAATACGAAAAATTCAGAAGTGAATTATCTACATTGGCAAATGAGGAACAGAGTCTCAGATTAAAAAATTCAATCGCTGGCAGGATGGGGTTCTATCTCGAGTGGGTTTTCAAACCGATTGGTTTTGACTGGAGAACCAATGTCGCTCTGCTTGGTGGATTCGCGGCGAAAGAAGTCGTTGTTTCCACTCTTGGAACAGCCTACAGTCTTGGCTCGGTAACTCCTGAACATTCTTGGAATCTCGCTGAGCAGCTTAAGAAGGAGCCGGGATGGAACCCGCTGAAGGCTTTCACATTGATAATGTTTGTAATGTTATACGCTCCCTGTTTTGTCACTTTGGTAGTTATTCGGCGAGAAACAGGAAAATTGCGGTGGACGTTGTTTGCCATGGTTTATACTACCATGCTGGCTTATGCAGTGGCTTTTATCGTTAAAACCGTGGGGACATTTCTGGGAATCGGCGTCACCTGA
- a CDS encoding FeoA family protein: MTPIISQKRCIDCSALRDRKCIAEKTVKLSDYKPGQKGRILQICGDPDFRLRMMEMGFIRGAEIEVVKYAPLSDPMEFVIKGYHITLRKKQASHILMDEPDLILRSAS; this comes from the coding sequence ATGACCCCCATAATTTCCCAGAAACGATGCATTGATTGCTCCGCTCTTAGAGACCGAAAATGTATCGCTGAAAAAACAGTCAAACTGTCAGACTATAAACCAGGTCAAAAAGGCCGAATTCTTCAGATTTGTGGCGATCCCGACTTTCGGCTTCGTATGATGGAAATGGGATTCATCAGAGGAGCAGAGATTGAAGTTGTCAAATACGCCCCCTTGAGTGATCCAATGGAATTCGTGATCAAAGGTTATCATATAACGTTAAGAAAAAAACAGGCGTCACACATCTTGATGGATGAACCCGACTTGATTTTGCGTTCTGCAAGTTAG
- a CDS encoding UDP-glucuronic acid decarboxylase family protein, protein MKIIVVTGGAGFIGSHLIENLLSKGHQVLCIDNLFTGNKKNIATFRDNEKFEFIRHDVVVPILLEADEIYHLACPASPVHYQNNPIKTLKTSVIGTLNMLGLAKRIKARFLLSSTSEVYGDPEIHPQIESYQGNVNPVGPRACYDEGKRAAETLTVGYRDYNNTNVGIARIFNTYGPRMLPNDGRVVSNFICQALQGEDITIYGDGSQTRSFCFISDMINGLTKLMDSNEPGPINLGNPHEVTIKELAERILAQIKGSKSKIVYKALPKDDPTRRRPDISLAKKALNWEPKTPLEEGLKATIIYFEKELGITNG, encoded by the coding sequence ATGAAAATAATAGTCGTGACTGGTGGAGCAGGGTTTATCGGAAGCCATCTCATAGAGAATCTCTTGAGCAAGGGGCATCAGGTATTATGCATTGACAACCTGTTCACAGGAAACAAGAAAAATATAGCCACCTTTCGAGACAACGAGAAATTCGAGTTTATCAGGCACGATGTCGTTGTTCCGATACTCCTTGAAGCGGATGAAATATATCATCTTGCCTGTCCCGCCTCCCCTGTTCATTATCAGAACAATCCGATCAAAACCCTAAAAACTTCAGTTATAGGAACTCTTAACATGCTGGGTCTGGCCAAGAGAATAAAAGCAAGATTTCTATTATCCTCGACTTCGGAAGTTTACGGAGATCCGGAAATCCATCCGCAAATCGAATCCTATCAAGGTAATGTCAATCCTGTGGGACCAAGAGCTTGCTATGATGAAGGCAAACGGGCAGCGGAAACGCTTACTGTAGGCTATCGAGATTACAACAACACGAACGTGGGAATAGCCAGAATTTTTAATACCTATGGTCCGAGGATGTTGCCCAACGATGGTAGGGTTGTAAGCAATTTCATCTGTCAGGCGCTTCAGGGAGAGGACATCACCATATATGGAGATGGTTCCCAGACTCGGTCCTTTTGCTTTATATCTGATATGATCAACGGATTGACGAAATTAATGGACAGCAATGAGCCAGGTCCGATCAATTTGGGGAATCCTCATGAAGTTACTATTAAGGAACTGGCGGAGAGAATACTGGCGCAGATCAAAGGGTCCAAATCCAAAATCGTGTACAAAGCTTTACCCAAGGATGACCCAACCAGAAGACGCCCTGATATTTCTTTAGCCAAGAAAGCGCTCAATTGGGAGCCGAAGACTCCGCTGGAGGAGGGTTTAAAGGCTACCATAATCTACTTTGAAAAAGAATTGGGAATTACAAATGGTTGA
- a CDS encoding lysylphosphatidylglycerol synthase transmembrane domain-containing protein — protein sequence MVDATEQSSNTKRNILIIVGGIVGLFFLWLTFRDISLGDLEDGVKQMKVWYLAPCLLLALACQFVRAMRFGVILSPFCSLSVRSLWDLLNIWAAANMIMPARLGELVRPYLLQQKGASFSSVFGAVLVERFFDLSGLLLLLGVVLLKTPDAPPKFSFLGEVLLVCLILGYVLVVMILVRRNKTVSILRKIFSVFPHRAGAFLESVSEKLIDGLGIMASPKQALIIFLYSVTLWLLFSSTTYLFLLAFSVKAPFLVAVTIQLFIALGVALPSAPGFIGTFHAAGRYALALFGIGAVVAVSFATVYHLFSLVVSISLGFISYSFSDFRLDQKLFSGSVSSSS from the coding sequence ATGGTTGACGCTACAGAGCAGAGTTCAAATACTAAACGGAATATTCTTATAATTGTAGGGGGAATCGTAGGTCTTTTTTTCCTTTGGCTTACGTTTCGCGACATTTCATTGGGTGATTTGGAAGATGGGGTCAAACAGATGAAGGTCTGGTATTTGGCCCCTTGTCTCTTGTTGGCTCTGGCCTGCCAGTTTGTGAGGGCAATGAGATTTGGCGTTATTCTGAGCCCCTTTTGTTCTTTAAGCGTAAGATCTCTCTGGGATTTGTTGAACATATGGGCCGCCGCCAATATGATTATGCCCGCAAGACTCGGTGAATTGGTCCGTCCTTACTTGCTTCAGCAAAAAGGCGCTTCATTTTCAAGTGTATTCGGAGCTGTTCTGGTTGAAAGATTTTTTGATCTTTCAGGCTTGTTGTTACTTCTAGGGGTGGTTTTATTAAAAACGCCCGATGCGCCTCCAAAATTCTCTTTTTTGGGTGAGGTTCTGTTGGTTTGCCTTATCCTCGGCTATGTCCTGGTCGTTATGATTTTAGTGCGGCGAAACAAAACGGTTTCGATTTTACGAAAAATCTTCTCTGTGTTTCCACATAGAGCAGGAGCATTTTTGGAAAGTGTTTCCGAAAAGCTGATAGATGGTTTGGGTATAATGGCGAGTCCAAAACAGGCTTTGATTATTTTTCTTTATTCCGTAACGCTATGGCTTCTATTTTCAAGCACAACTTACCTTTTCCTGTTGGCGTTCTCCGTGAAAGCGCCTTTTCTTGTGGCTGTTACCATTCAGCTTTTCATAGCATTGGGAGTCGCTCTTCCTTCTGCTCCGGGCTTCATAGGCACTTTTCACGCGGCGGGTCGTTACGCCTTGGCCTTGTTCGGAATAGGCGCTGTTGTAGCCGTATCGTTTGCCACCGTGTACCATCTGTTTAGTCTGGTGGTCAGCATAAGTTTAGGATTTATTTCATACTCGTTTAGCGATTTCCGGTTGGATCAGAAACTTTTCTCCGGAAGCGTGAGCAGTTCGAGCTAG